A DNA window from Novosphingobium sp. RL4 contains the following coding sequences:
- a CDS encoding DUF2312 domain-containing protein has translation MAETTDDRLRLLIERVERLEEEKKDIGEDIRDIYNEAKAVGYDVKIMRQIVRIRKMKPDDRREMDMLLDTYKTALGID, from the coding sequence ATGGCCGAAACGACCGACGACCGCCTGCGCCTGCTGATTGAACGGGTTGAGCGCCTGGAAGAAGAAAAGAAGGACATCGGGGAAGATATCCGGGACATCTACAACGAGGCGAAGGCCGTCGGCTATGATGTGAAGATCATGCGCCAGATCGTGCGCATCCGGAAGATGAAGCCGGATGATCGCCGCGAAATGGACATGCTGCTGGATACCTACAAAACCG
- a CDS encoding ogr/Delta-like zinc finger family protein, with translation MPGRPAQLPHVTCPACGGRAFARTSGKTSVLYREVYYHCRNPDACGHTFVVALEPIRTIKPSRYPKPLHELPLSQWRDAANDRADNDNSPPPEPGASSPGG, from the coding sequence ATGCCGGGTCGTCCTGCCCAACTGCCGCATGTCACCTGTCCGGCCTGCGGAGGCCGCGCCTTCGCACGGACTTCCGGCAAGACCAGCGTGCTCTATCGCGAGGTCTATTACCACTGCCGGAACCCGGATGCGTGCGGGCACACCTTCGTGGTCGCTCTCGAACCGATCCGCACGATCAAGCCCAGCCGCTACCCCAAGCCGCTGCATGAACTGCCCCTCAGCCAATGGCGCGATGCCGCCAATGACCGGGCAGACAACGACAACAGCCCGCCGCCCGAACCTGGGGCCAGTTCCCCCGGAGGCTGA
- a CDS encoding carph-isopro domain-containing protein produces MQHQNTIFTMFGGIRPMARALGESPATVHGWKREGRIPAHKQPHVIAVGNSIGVPVTAEHVVFPLGHPAPDVAGSEPSVVCDENPKVQRKGRSQ; encoded by the coding sequence ATGCAACACCAAAACACCATCTTCACCATGTTCGGCGGTATTCGCCCGATGGCTCGAGCCCTTGGTGAAAGTCCGGCAACGGTCCACGGATGGAAACGCGAAGGTCGGATTCCCGCTCACAAGCAGCCCCACGTCATTGCCGTCGGGAACAGCATAGGCGTCCCTGTCACCGCCGAGCATGTCGTTTTCCCGCTTGGCCATCCTGCACCCGATGTAGCCGGTTCCGAGCCTTCCGTCGTTTGCGATGAGAATCCGAAAGTGCAACGAAAGGGCCGCTCGCAGTGA
- a CDS encoding helix-turn-helix transcriptional regulator: protein MLPVTTRLKELRKAAVPRLSVRRIAEELDMPFGSYARFESASTYKKSFLPLDFTRKVAAVLAEHGVDPAEVMLLAGLTDEEAAPEARAVEAARPAVQYVSLQVALPSEAALRDMFRSLLVLVPDGSTKDETAEILARWLPSGFAGIGPYLPDPGAGASLAGNTPPPADATDHHESGPSSRT from the coding sequence ATGCTTCCTGTAACCACTCGCCTCAAAGAACTCCGCAAGGCCGCCGTCCCCAGACTGAGCGTGCGCCGCATCGCGGAAGAGCTCGATATGCCATTTGGCTCATACGCTCGCTTTGAAAGTGCCAGCACTTACAAAAAGTCGTTCCTGCCCTTGGACTTCACCCGCAAGGTGGCTGCGGTTTTGGCGGAACACGGGGTAGATCCGGCAGAGGTAATGCTCTTGGCAGGACTCACCGACGAAGAGGCTGCGCCTGAAGCCCGAGCGGTTGAGGCTGCTCGTCCGGCCGTGCAGTATGTGTCGCTTCAAGTGGCGCTCCCTAGTGAAGCTGCGCTGCGCGATATGTTCCGCAGTCTCTTGGTTCTTGTTCCAGATGGGTCGACCAAGGACGAGACCGCTGAAATTCTAGCTCGATGGCTTCCATCTGGCTTTGCAGGAATTGGACCCTATCTGCCCGATCCGGGCGCGGGCGCGTCGCTTGCAGGCAATACTCCTCCTCCAGCTGACGCCACAGATCATCACGAATCTGGACCATCGTCGCGCACCTGA
- a CDS encoding DUF4429 domain-containing protein, which produces MGHIYEGYGASVQVEDDGIVIRRKGLASFTLHGLKGEKRIPFASISAVQFKPANLLTSGYIQFSIAGGVESKGGLLAATKDENSVLFKGGRQNRVFEQLRDNVEAGIRLARKPAFAPAAITKAEELEKLAGLLDRGLLTREEFDQQKSALLG; this is translated from the coding sequence ATGGGCCACATTTACGAAGGTTACGGTGCGAGCGTTCAGGTCGAGGACGATGGCATCGTCATTCGCAGGAAGGGGCTGGCTTCGTTCACCCTGCATGGATTGAAGGGCGAAAAGCGCATTCCCTTCGCCAGCATTTCAGCGGTCCAGTTCAAGCCGGCAAACTTGCTTACGTCCGGTTACATCCAGTTTTCGATTGCCGGAGGTGTTGAGAGCAAGGGCGGGTTGCTGGCGGCGACCAAGGATGAGAATAGTGTGCTGTTCAAAGGCGGTCGTCAGAACCGGGTCTTCGAACAACTCCGCGACAATGTGGAAGCTGGTATTCGGCTCGCTCGTAAGCCCGCATTCGCACCAGCTGCGATCACAAAGGCCGAGGAATTGGAGAAGCTTGCTGGCCTGCTGGACAGGGGGCTGTTGACCCGTGAGGAATTCGATCAACAGAAGTCCGCATTGCTCGGGTAA
- a CDS encoding family 43 glycosylhydrolase — protein sequence MDLGRRELLTGAATLSASVATGAFAQALSPSTPLQTSFKPGEIWLDTAGKPIQCHASSILQLGDTYYWYGENKEFTTGKTEIWTWGVRCYSSKDLYNWTDLGLIIQPDTQDRKSPLHPAAGLDRPHILYNASTKKFVCWIKILGDNKIQTRTVLTADRITGPYTIVGQGIHPAGMSGGDFDLVASPDDGKAYMYFERVHTEMICADLTEDYTNFTGYYSTHMPRPGPPSVRESPAYFRRKGKHYLLTSGTTVYFPNPSEIAVADSFHGPFNLIGDPHPTDKSRTSFNTQICSVFKHPKKKDLYIALGDRWMGPMTDPSFESGEMSRLVQSAFTKVMSIPRQSMTPEEMKAAGPAFSGKVNTSQARYVWLPIKFDKDDRPTIEWRDQWSLDEFA from the coding sequence ATGGACTTGGGCAGACGGGAACTCTTGACCGGAGCGGCCACCTTGTCGGCAAGTGTCGCAACCGGAGCCTTTGCACAGGCTCTGTCGCCGTCCACTCCTTTACAGACCTCGTTCAAACCGGGGGAAATCTGGCTGGATACCGCAGGCAAGCCGATCCAGTGCCATGCAAGCTCCATATTGCAGCTCGGAGACACCTATTACTGGTATGGTGAGAATAAGGAGTTCACGACTGGCAAGACCGAAATATGGACATGGGGCGTTCGGTGCTACAGTTCCAAGGATCTCTATAACTGGACTGACTTGGGCCTCATAATCCAGCCAGACACGCAGGATAGAAAATCACCGCTGCATCCGGCGGCTGGTCTGGACCGTCCCCATATCCTGTACAATGCGAGCACGAAAAAATTCGTCTGCTGGATAAAAATCCTTGGCGACAACAAAATCCAGACGCGAACGGTACTGACGGCGGACAGGATCACAGGGCCGTACACAATCGTCGGGCAGGGCATCCATCCTGCGGGCATGAGCGGCGGCGACTTTGACCTCGTGGCCAGCCCAGACGATGGCAAGGCCTATATGTATTTCGAGCGCGTCCATACAGAGATGATCTGCGCCGATCTGACCGAGGATTACACGAACTTCACGGGCTATTATTCGACGCACATGCCGCGCCCGGGGCCGCCTTCCGTGCGCGAGTCTCCCGCATATTTCCGGCGGAAAGGTAAGCACTATCTCCTGACATCGGGAACCACCGTCTACTTCCCGAACCCCTCGGAGATCGCCGTCGCCGATTCCTTTCACGGCCCTTTCAATCTCATTGGCGACCCCCACCCTACGGACAAGTCGCGCACATCGTTCAACACGCAAATCTGTTCGGTCTTCAAACATCCGAAGAAGAAGGATTTGTATATTGCGCTTGGCGACAGGTGGATGGGACCGATGACTGACCCCTCATTCGAAAGCGGCGAAATGTCACGCCTCGTCCAGAGCGCATTCACAAAAGTCATGAGCATTCCGCGGCAATCGATGACGCCTGAGGAAATGAAAGCCGCAGGACCGGCGTTCTCGGGGAAGGTCAACACCTCACAGGCGCGCTATGTCTGGCTACCCATCAAATTCGATAAGGATGATCGGCCCACCATCGAATGGCGGGATCAATGGAGTCTCGATGAGTTTGCGTAG
- a CDS encoding LacI family DNA-binding transcriptional regulator — translation MKKVTLDDVAQRCGVTAKTVSRVVNREPHVSARVREAVEQAIAELGYRPNTAARSLASTRSFIIGMLSPRMKSAYLNRLHGEVLSACGQRGYHLIVEQLDLTAELYMPQLQAFLSQMSLDGLVLAPGLGDVPELNTLIAEAGVRSVAISPRTTAHPLIVDADEEQGERDLADHLWSLGHRSFAIAQPPAFWRFTRGVAFAQRLIKLGAEPGQIMQFPFDWTVPGLEGGRRMAIDILGTGQRPTALFAASDELAAGAIGLFLTRGVNVPGGISVAGFDDDDIAQACWPALTTVRQPLEAMVENAMDLLIGDGRAQPMANIRCSVEIVSRASTAARQPFIRSVGRAI, via the coding sequence ATGAAGAAGGTAACCCTTGACGATGTGGCGCAGCGATGCGGCGTGACGGCCAAGACCGTCTCTCGTGTCGTCAACAGAGAGCCGCATGTCAGCGCGCGGGTCCGCGAAGCGGTGGAACAGGCGATTGCTGAATTGGGCTATCGACCCAATACCGCAGCCCGTTCGCTTGCCTCCACAAGATCGTTCATCATCGGAATGCTCAGTCCCCGGATGAAGTCGGCGTATCTGAACAGGCTGCACGGGGAAGTGCTCAGCGCTTGCGGACAGCGGGGATATCACCTGATTGTCGAGCAACTTGATCTCACCGCAGAACTTTATATGCCGCAGTTACAGGCATTCCTCTCCCAAATGAGCCTTGATGGACTGGTACTTGCCCCCGGTCTTGGTGACGTACCGGAACTGAATACGCTGATCGCAGAGGCGGGAGTTCGTTCGGTCGCGATCTCGCCGCGCACGACGGCACACCCTCTCATCGTCGATGCAGACGAGGAGCAAGGGGAGCGCGACCTTGCCGATCACTTGTGGTCGCTCGGCCACCGTTCCTTTGCAATCGCACAGCCCCCGGCCTTCTGGCGGTTTACGCGCGGAGTGGCGTTTGCGCAGCGCTTGATAAAATTGGGCGCGGAACCCGGCCAAATCATGCAGTTTCCGTTCGACTGGACAGTTCCGGGACTGGAGGGAGGCCGACGCATGGCGATTGATATTCTCGGGACGGGGCAAAGGCCTACAGCGCTGTTTGCCGCAAGCGATGAACTCGCCGCAGGGGCAATCGGACTTTTCCTGACGCGGGGCGTGAATGTACCCGGAGGAATCTCCGTGGCTGGATTCGATGACGACGATATTGCGCAGGCTTGCTGGCCAGCGTTGACGACCGTCAGGCAGCCTTTGGAGGCCATGGTTGAGAATGCTATGGACCTGCTTATCGGCGATGGGAGGGCGCAGCCTATGGCCAACATTCGTTGTTCGGTCGAAATTGTCTCGCGTGCGTCAACGGCTGCCCGGCAGCCTTTCATTCGGAGCGTGGGCAGAGCAATCTGA
- a CDS encoding contractile injection system protein, VgrG/Pvc8 family yields the protein MTPAVNNIPDWRITLEGVDMSDRIRPRLISLTLSEKRGDEADQLDIVLSDHDGMLAIPPEGAVLKLQLGWKQGRDVTPGLIDKGSFKVDDVSHSGPPDQITIKARAADFTSEIRNRRAHSWKDTTLGAVLRDVAGRNGLTARISPALAAIALPSISQSRESDVAFLRRLGRENDAVATIKDKHLIFAPKGAGQTSNGQALPTLTITRRSGDGHRWQRQKRDGQQGVTAQWHDRKGAKRRTVTAGTADGAKKLRKVYPDEASARRAATAENARLQRAPATFDIRLALGRPDAFPEARVTVAGYKREIDGTTWLISEVTHRVETSGGFTTDLRMETAP from the coding sequence ATGACACCTGCGGTAAACAATATTCCGGACTGGCGCATCACGCTGGAAGGCGTGGACATGTCGGATCGCATACGCCCGCGCTTAATTTCGCTCACGCTGTCGGAAAAACGGGGCGACGAAGCCGATCAGCTGGATATCGTGCTGAGCGATCACGATGGCATGCTGGCCATTCCGCCCGAAGGCGCAGTGCTGAAGCTTCAGCTGGGCTGGAAGCAGGGCCGGGACGTAACGCCTGGCCTCATCGACAAGGGCAGCTTCAAGGTGGATGACGTCAGCCACAGCGGGCCGCCGGACCAGATCACGATCAAAGCCCGCGCGGCCGACTTCACCAGCGAGATCCGCAACCGCCGCGCGCATAGCTGGAAAGATACCACGCTGGGCGCCGTGCTGCGCGATGTGGCCGGGCGCAATGGCCTCACCGCACGCATCTCGCCGGCGCTCGCCGCGATCGCGCTGCCCTCGATCAGCCAGAGCCGGGAAAGCGACGTCGCCTTCCTGCGCCGCCTCGGCCGTGAGAATGACGCGGTGGCCACGATCAAGGACAAGCACTTGATCTTCGCGCCCAAGGGCGCGGGCCAGACCAGCAACGGACAGGCCCTGCCCACCCTCACCATCACCCGCCGCAGCGGCGATGGCCACCGCTGGCAGCGCCAGAAGCGCGACGGCCAGCAGGGCGTCACCGCGCAGTGGCACGATCGCAAGGGCGCAAAGCGCAGGACGGTCACCGCCGGCACAGCAGACGGCGCGAAGAAGCTGCGCAAGGTCTACCCGGACGAAGCCTCGGCCCGCCGCGCCGCGACGGCCGAGAACGCCCGCCTGCAACGCGCCCCGGCCACCTTCGATATCCGCCTGGCGCTCGGCCGTCCCGATGCCTTCCCCGAAGCCCGCGTCACCGTCGCCGGCTACAAGCGAGAGATCGATGGGACGACGTGGCTGATATCCGAAGTGACGCACAGGGTGGAGACCTCGGGCGGCTTCACCACGGATTTGCGGATGGAGACGGCGCCGTAA
- a CDS encoding phage tail protein: protein MHLLALGMFLFELGSLPFDELQRKMDWRHARAPRVGARDATQFIGPGDETISLSGAVYTELSDGSVSLDDLRAMAGQGEAWPLVSGSGRVYGNFVITAIDERHAYLMADGSPRRIDFGIDLLGVDDPATITAQQASA, encoded by the coding sequence ATGCACCTGTTGGCTCTTGGCATGTTTCTCTTCGAACTTGGCTCGCTCCCCTTTGACGAACTGCAACGCAAGATGGACTGGCGCCACGCCCGCGCGCCGCGCGTCGGTGCCCGCGATGCCACGCAGTTCATCGGTCCGGGCGATGAAACGATCAGCCTTTCCGGCGCAGTCTACACCGAACTTTCGGATGGAAGCGTCTCGCTCGACGATCTGCGGGCGATGGCCGGCCAGGGAGAGGCATGGCCGCTCGTATCGGGCAGCGGCCGGGTCTATGGAAACTTCGTCATCACCGCGATCGACGAGCGGCATGCCTACCTCATGGCAGATGGCTCGCCGCGCCGGATAGATTTCGGCATCGATCTGCTGGGCGTGGATGATCCCGCCACCATCACCGCGCAGCAGGCCTCGGCATGA
- a CDS encoding phage tail tape measure protein, which translates to MADKNLRLQVILEGLDRITSPLKSITGASSAARRDLAKTGEELKALGALQKQIGSYKSRESAFGADTRKLEETKAHMADLRAQMEAAEAPTKKLAKEFTQAERQAAALAARLDKGGSELQELSSKLSAAGIDVADLARHEDRLSEKTAEANRALRQQTAQLEKVNQAKRNSDKLNEVSAKASGVGLGMVGAGIATAAPVVGAVKQAMTLESAMADVSKVTNMTSPQIQQMSNDFIDMSEKIPMAANELATIAAAAGAAGVGMDKLGKPMADQRQQLLEFTSDAAEMGVAFDMTADQAGETMAKWRTAFELPQAGVRALGDGVNALTNRFGGKAANVTDIITRIGPLGKVAGLAAPEIAALGSTLDSIGIPSEVAATGIKNTMLALTKGAAATKGQRQAFADLGLEATDVAKRMQTDAAGAITDVMERIGKLDADKQSGILTQLFGSESVAAIAPMLTNLDGLKQRLQLVGDASSTAGSMHGEFLNRIAVTEGATGLAINALSGLNITMGKALLPTVKKVAGYVKSAASSMRSWAQENPALAKGIMIFLAVGAGLLILLGGLALAFAALTAAAAPLGIALLPLLGIVAAIAAVAAAAYLIYSNWGAISAWFGSLWESIKAVFWDALGFIVNAFLNFTPLGLMMQAFAPVLAYLRGLNFADIGRHLIEGLIGGITGMLGKLKSTVTETASSVANWFKQKLGIHSPSRVFAGLGGFVMAGLDQGLAANTSGPISRITDLSGQMTRALAVGAGGAAMSAALPAAAASGAPAASSAAARAAPANYHLHFHGVTGDPKDIADAVRRALEDIENERRGRGFGDEGA; encoded by the coding sequence ATGGCGGACAAGAACCTTCGGCTTCAGGTCATTCTTGAAGGGCTGGACCGGATCACTTCCCCCCTCAAGTCGATAACCGGCGCGTCTTCCGCCGCGCGCCGGGATCTGGCGAAGACAGGGGAGGAACTGAAAGCCCTGGGGGCGCTGCAGAAACAGATCGGCAGCTACAAATCGCGTGAAAGCGCGTTCGGCGCAGACACCCGCAAGCTGGAGGAAACCAAGGCCCACATGGCGGACCTGCGCGCCCAGATGGAGGCTGCGGAAGCGCCCACCAAGAAACTGGCCAAGGAGTTTACCCAGGCAGAACGGCAGGCCGCTGCGCTTGCCGCCCGGCTCGATAAAGGCGGCTCGGAACTGCAGGAACTTTCCTCGAAGCTGTCCGCAGCCGGTATCGACGTTGCAGACCTTGCCCGTCACGAGGACCGCCTGTCGGAAAAGACGGCAGAAGCGAACCGCGCCCTGCGCCAACAGACGGCCCAACTGGAAAAGGTCAATCAGGCGAAGCGAAATTCGGACAAACTGAACGAAGTCAGCGCCAAGGCTTCCGGCGTGGGCCTTGGGATGGTCGGGGCGGGCATTGCCACCGCCGCCCCTGTCGTCGGGGCGGTGAAGCAGGCCATGACGCTGGAAAGCGCCATGGCGGACGTGTCCAAGGTCACCAACATGACCTCGCCGCAGATTCAGCAGATGTCGAACGACTTCATCGACATGAGCGAGAAGATTCCAATGGCAGCCAATGAACTGGCAACCATCGCAGCCGCCGCCGGCGCCGCCGGAGTGGGCATGGACAAGCTGGGCAAGCCGATGGCGGACCAGCGCCAGCAGTTGCTGGAATTCACCAGCGACGCGGCCGAAATGGGCGTGGCTTTCGATATGACCGCCGATCAGGCGGGCGAGACCATGGCCAAGTGGCGTACTGCCTTCGAACTGCCGCAGGCTGGCGTGCGTGCGCTGGGAGACGGCGTGAACGCGCTGACCAACCGCTTCGGCGGAAAGGCCGCGAATGTCACTGACATCATCACCCGTATCGGACCTCTGGGCAAGGTAGCGGGCCTTGCCGCGCCGGAAATTGCCGCGCTCGGCTCCACCCTCGATTCCATCGGCATCCCCAGCGAGGTCGCCGCCACCGGCATCAAGAACACGATGCTGGCGCTGACAAAAGGTGCGGCGGCCACCAAAGGCCAGAGGCAGGCATTCGCGGACCTTGGGCTGGAAGCGACCGACGTCGCCAAGCGAATGCAGACCGATGCGGCAGGCGCGATCACCGATGTGATGGAACGGATCGGCAAGCTGGATGCAGACAAGCAGTCCGGGATCCTCACCCAGCTTTTTGGCTCGGAAAGCGTCGCGGCTATCGCGCCCATGCTCACCAATCTCGACGGGCTGAAACAGCGGCTGCAACTGGTCGGCGATGCCAGTTCGACCGCCGGCTCGATGCATGGCGAATTCCTCAACCGCATCGCCGTGACAGAAGGCGCTACGGGCCTCGCCATCAATGCTTTGTCCGGTCTCAACATCACCATGGGCAAAGCGCTTCTGCCCACCGTGAAAAAGGTGGCCGGCTATGTGAAGTCTGCCGCCAGCAGCATGCGCAGCTGGGCGCAGGAAAACCCTGCCCTAGCCAAGGGGATCATGATTTTCCTCGCCGTCGGTGCCGGATTGCTCATCCTGCTTGGCGGGCTGGCGCTTGCTTTCGCTGCCCTCACCGCAGCGGCCGCCCCGCTTGGCATCGCTCTTCTGCCATTGCTTGGAATCGTCGCCGCAATCGCCGCAGTCGCGGCAGCGGCGTACCTCATCTACAGTAATTGGGGGGCGATCAGTGCGTGGTTCGGCTCGCTGTGGGAAAGCATCAAGGCCGTGTTCTGGGATGCCTTGGGCTTCATCGTGAATGCCTTCCTGAATTTCACACCGCTCGGCTTGATGATGCAGGCGTTCGCGCCCGTGCTGGCCTATCTGCGCGGCCTCAACTTCGCGGACATCGGCCGCCACCTGATCGAAGGGCTGATCGGCGGCATCACCGGCATGCTGGGAAAGCTCAAGTCCACGGTCACCGAGACCGCCAGTTCCGTGGCGAACTGGTTCAAACAGAAGCTTGGCATCCACTCGCCCTCGCGTGTGTTTGCCGGGCTGGGCGGCTTCGTAATGGCAGGCCTCGATCAGGGGCTTGCCGCCAATACATCCGGCCCGATTTCGCGCATCACCGACCTGTCTGGCCAGATGACGCGCGCTCTCGCCGTTGGCGCCGGCGGTGCGGCGATGTCGGCTGCGCTTCCGGCCGCTGCCGCAAGCGGCGCTCCGGCCGCATCTTCAGCGGCCGCCCGCGCTGCGCCGGCTAACTACCACCTGCACTTCCACGGCGTCACCGGTGATCCCAAGGATATTGCCGATGCCGTGCGCCGGGCGCTTGAGGATATTGAAAACGAACGTCGCGGTCGCGGCTTTGGCGATGAGGGAGCCTGA
- a CDS encoding GpE family phage tail protein, with translation MADLAVVFHWPPAAMDEMDLSEIMGWRAQAARRSQSPEKPGKK, from the coding sequence ATGGCCGATCTGGCGGTCGTGTTCCACTGGCCGCCTGCCGCCATGGACGAAATGGACCTGTCGGAAATCATGGGCTGGCGTGCGCAGGCCGCCCGCCGATCTCAATCCCCTGAAAAACCCGGAAAGAAGTAA
- a CDS encoding phage tail assembly protein has protein sequence MTDATETRPETAVVTLDTPIVRGETKIAFLELRKPKGRALKGLSLVDLGQLKADALHLILPRITTPTITPAEAIDLDPADLLACGAEIGGFLLQKSQRTDVLAQ, from the coding sequence ATGACCGACGCTACCGAAACCCGCCCCGAAACCGCCGTTGTCACCCTTGATACCCCGATCGTTCGCGGCGAAACCAAGATCGCCTTTCTCGAACTGCGCAAGCCCAAAGGCCGTGCCCTCAAGGGCCTCTCGCTCGTCGATCTGGGCCAGCTGAAGGCCGACGCGCTCCACCTGATTCTTCCCCGGATCACCACCCCCACCATCACACCTGCCGAAGCCATCGACCTCGACCCGGCAGACCTGCTCGCCTGCGGCGCGGAGATCGGCGGTTTTTTGCTGCAGAAGTCGCAGCGCACGGATGTCCTCGCACAGTAG
- a CDS encoding phage major tail tube protein has protein sequence MGMPRTLKDMMMFNEGLAYQGDAKTVTLPTLTRKTEGYRGAGMSGEVQMDMGQEAMESKFVCGGPMRQVLRQWGTPTVDGVYIRFVGNYQADDTADIDNVEVIMRGRFSEIEMGDQEVGEASEFTTTMAVAYYKLVWNGRTELEIDPLNMIEIVDGVDLLAERRSLLGIF, from the coding sequence ATGGGAATGCCTCGCACCCTCAAGGACATGATGATGTTCAACGAGGGCCTCGCCTATCAGGGCGATGCCAAGACAGTCACCCTGCCCACGCTCACCCGCAAGACCGAAGGCTATCGCGGTGCCGGCATGAGCGGCGAAGTCCAGATGGACATGGGTCAGGAAGCGATGGAATCGAAATTCGTCTGCGGCGGCCCCATGCGCCAGGTGCTGCGCCAGTGGGGAACGCCCACCGTGGACGGTGTCTACATCCGCTTCGTTGGGAACTACCAGGCCGACGATACGGCGGACATCGATAACGTGGAAGTCATCATGCGCGGCCGCTTCTCCGAGATCGAAATGGGCGATCAGGAAGTGGGCGAAGCCAGCGAGTTCACCACGACCATGGCCGTCGCTTACTACAAGCTGGTCTGGAACGGCCGCACCGAACTGGAAATCGACCCGCTCAACATGATCGAGATCGTGGACGGCGTCGATCTTCTCGCCGAGCGCCGCAGCCTCCTCGGCATCTTCTGA
- a CDS encoding phage tail sheath subtilisin-like domain-containing protein encodes MAFKHGITVTEITSGARTLTAISTAIIGLVATASDADEATFPADKPVLITDIETAIGKAGVAGTLARSLRAIADQARPILVVVRVEEGETEAETASNVIGTVTAEGVKTGMQALLDAKSLQGVKPKILGTPGLETQAVTTALAVVAQKLRGFGYARVIGDTHAERAAYRANFSARELMLLAPDFLAWDTAADAAVTSFAAARAMGLRAQIDESTGPHKSLSNVVVNGVVGVSEPIRWDIEDQSTEAALLNASEITALVRSDAGFIFWGNRTTADAESDFVFEGTVRVGQLLTDTMIQGMQWANDKPLTPSLAKDIIETINGLGRKLKASGVLLGFNCWFDEANNDVTSLKAGKLRIEYDYTVPPPLEDLGFNQRITGSYFADFAAQLTEEV; translated from the coding sequence ATGGCCTTCAAGCATGGAATCACCGTCACCGAGATCACCAGCGGCGCCCGCACGCTGACGGCGATCTCCACCGCCATCATCGGCCTCGTCGCCACCGCATCGGACGCGGACGAGGCCACATTCCCCGCCGACAAGCCGGTGCTGATCACCGACATCGAAACCGCGATCGGCAAGGCCGGTGTCGCGGGCACGCTGGCGCGTTCGCTGCGCGCCATTGCCGATCAGGCGCGCCCTATCCTTGTCGTCGTGCGCGTAGAGGAAGGCGAAACGGAAGCGGAAACCGCCAGCAACGTCATCGGCACCGTCACCGCCGAGGGCGTGAAAACGGGCATGCAAGCACTGCTCGATGCCAAGTCGCTGCAAGGCGTGAAACCCAAGATCCTCGGCACGCCCGGCCTCGAAACGCAGGCGGTCACCACCGCTCTTGCCGTGGTGGCGCAGAAGCTGCGCGGCTTCGGATACGCCCGTGTGATCGGTGATACGCATGCCGAACGGGCTGCGTACCGCGCCAACTTCAGCGCGCGCGAACTGATGCTGCTGGCGCCGGACTTCCTTGCCTGGGACACCGCCGCCGACGCCGCCGTAACCAGCTTTGCCGCCGCCCGCGCCATGGGCCTGCGCGCGCAGATCGACGAGAGCACCGGCCCGCACAAGTCACTGTCGAACGTGGTGGTCAACGGCGTGGTCGGTGTCAGCGAACCGATCCGCTGGGACATCGAAGACCAGTCCACCGAAGCCGCACTGCTCAATGCCTCGGAAATCACCGCACTGGTCCGCAGCGATGCCGGCTTCATCTTCTGGGGCAACCGCACCACGGCAGACGCGGAGAGCGACTTCGTGTTCGAGGGCACCGTGCGCGTGGGCCAGCTGCTTACCGACACGATGATTCAGGGCATGCAATGGGCCAACGACAAGCCCCTCACCCCCAGCCTGGCCAAGGACATCATCGAGACCATCAACGGCCTCGGGCGCAAGCTGAAGGCTTCGGGCGTCCTCCTCGGTTTCAACTGCTGGTTCGATGAGGCGAACAACGACGTCACCAGCCTCAAGGCGGGCAAGCTGCGCATCGAATACGATTACACCGTGCCGCCGCCGCTCGAAGACCTCGGCTTCAACCAGCGCATCACCGGCAGCTACTTCGCAGACTTCGCCGCCCAGCTGACGGAAGAGGTCTGA